CGCGAGAAGAGGAAACTCCCCACCAAGAGAAAGAGCAGCGTAACCACGGCCAGGACGGTGAAGTCCAGCGGCAGGCCGAAGTGGATGATGTTCACTAGCAGGCCACGCAGGGCATCGACGCCGTAGGAGAGCGGGTTGAACCGGGCGATCGTGGTCATCGCGCCCTTGGCCGGAAGCGGGAAGAGAGCGCCCGAGAGGAAGAACAGGGGCATGACGAGGAAGTTCATGATGAGCTGGAAGCCCTGCATGTCGGAGAGCGCCGAGGCGATGGCGGTGCCAAGCGCGCAGAACAGGAGCGCGGTCAGAACCATCGCCAGAACCGCGAGCGGCGTCGCGGCCCAGTTGACCGGCCGGAACCCGGCCAGCATCGAGATGAACAGCACAATGATGCCCTGCAGGGTGGCGACCGTGGCCCCGCCGAGCGTGCGGCCGATCATGATGTTCAGCCGCGATACCGGGGCGACCAGCGTCTCCTTTAGAAACCCGAACTGGCGGTCCCAGATAATCTCTATGCCCGAGAAGAGCGCGGTGAAGATGATGCTCATGACGATGATGCCCGGGGCGAGGAACTGCATGTAGTTGCCCTGCCCGGCCCGCTGGAACGTCGGGCCGAACCCGAAGCCGAGGGCGAGCAGGAAAAGCAGCGGCTGGCCGAGCGAGCCGATGATTCGCGACTTGGACCGGAAGTAGCGCTTCAGTTGCCGGAGCCAGAGGATGTAGATTGTCTTCATGGGTTACCGCCTTCCGTGCGCGCGATGCATCATGCGCATGCGTTCCATGCTCCCGGCTTCTTCCTCGCGGATGGTCTTGCCGGTTAGGGCGAGGAATGCATCTTCGAGCGAGGTCGTGTTGGTCTGGGTTCGGAGTTCCTGCGGCGTGCCCGATGCGACGATCTTGCCCTGGTCGATGATCGCGATGCGCTGCGCGACGCGGTCGGCCTCGTCCATGTAGTGGGTCGTGAAGAAGATGGTTATGCCCTCGGATTGGTTGAGGTCTTTCAAGTAGGTCCAGACGTGGTTACGGGTCTGCGGGTCGAGGCCCAGCGTCGGTTCGTCCAGGAAGATGACCTTCGGGTGATGGAGGAGACCCCGGGCAATCTCCAGGCGGCGCTTCATTCCGCCGGAGAACTGCTTCACCAAGCTGCCCTTCCGGTCCCATAGCTCGACGAACTTGAGTAGTTGTTCCGTCCGTTCGCGGCGAAGGCGGCGCGGCACATTGTAGAGGACGCCATGCAACTCCATGTTCTCGGCCGCGGTGAGCTCTTCGTCGAGGCTCGGGTCCTGGAACACGATGCCGAAGGAGTTGCGTACCGCCTTCGGATTCGTTACCGGGTCGAACCCGTTCAGCGTCATGCTGCCCGAGTTGGGACGGAGCAGCGTGGTCAGCATCTTGATGGTGGTGGACTTGCCCGCGCCGTTCGGGCCGAGGAAAGCGAAGATCTCCTTGGTCTCGACCGAGAACGAGATGTGGTCTACCGCGACGAAATCTTTGAACTTCCGAGTCAGGTCTTTGACTTCTATTATGCCCATGATGCGATCAGAGGTGGTTCAGGACTTGGCGATGGCCCCGCGGATGGCCTCCGCGTGGCTGGCCAGGTGAGCGGCGAACTTTTCCAGATTCGAGAGCTTAGCCAGGGCCAGCATCTCCCGGCCCATGCCGAACACGAGCAGCTTCTCGCCCGGCATCAATCCGAGCGCCTTACGGGCCTCGGCCGGAATCACAACTTGGCCCTTCTCGCCGACAGTCGTGGTGCCGTAGACCATTTCGTGTCGCGGTGGTTTCTCAGTCTTTAACTTCATTGTGGTCTCCTACAAGTAGGAATTGTATGATATGTAAGATTAGACGCACTCCGGAGCCGGTTAGATTCACGGGTGCTGAAGCCACGAGAGATGGACGAACACGGAGCTTAACCGCAGATTACGCAGATTACACAGATGTCTCAGAATCCGGAACAGAATCTGCGAGACCTGTGGCGTCTGCGGATGTTTCCTCTTGGTCTGCCGCTCCATCTTTCGTATCTGCGGCATCTGCGGTTTACTTCTTGTCCTTCGGGTCTTGGCCTCGGGTATTTTGACTCTGCGACCCCACTGAGGTAGAATTACCTTCTATGGCTTTTAAGGTTCTGTTCATCGCGCACACACCGGATGCCGACCCGGACAAGCACCGGGCCGTGCTTGAGACCGGCAAGTACAAGCTGACCACCGTTCTTGTCCGAAACCAGGCCCAGGCTCTCAGCGCATGCCGGGACATGGCCGAGAAGGAAGGCATCCACTCGGTCATGCTCTGCCCGGGGTTTACCCACAAGGACATCGCCGAGATTGCCGAGGCAGTCGGCCCGAATGTAAGTGTGACCGTGGCCCGCGGTGACGGTCCGAGCAGTCGCGTTACCGCCGAAGTATTCCGCCGGGAAGGCTGGTTCGCCTAGGCCGGGCCGAGCGACCGCCCGTTCATCCGCAGAGCGCATAATAGTCGAGAGGATTTCTAAGCAAGTGAGCAAGTCCGAGCAGCCATTTCACCCGACGCGGCTCCACCGCCGATTTGAGTACAAGTGGATCGCGCTCAGCGTGACGACGCTCGGCGCCTTGATGGCCGCCATCGACAGCACCATCGTCATCCTCGGCCTGCCGTCGATGATGTCCGAGCTGCACGCCGGGCTCATCGAGATGGTCTGGGTCATCATCGGCTACCTCCTGGTGAGCACGGTCTTTCTGCTTACCTTCGGACGCATCGCCGACATGCTCGGCCGGGTCCGGCTCTACAACCTCGGGTTTGTGGTCTTCACAATCGGCTCACTGCTCTGCGGCCTGTCCGGGACCGCGGTACAACTGATTCTCTTCCGTCTGGTCCAGGGCGCCGGTGCGGCGATGATGATGGTGAACAGCATGGCCATCCTGACCGAGGTCTTCCCGCCGAACGAGCGCGGCCGGGCCCTGGGCATCAACGGCATCACCTGGGCCGCGGGCGGCATCATCGGCCCCGTGCTTGGCGGCCTCATTCTCTCGGTGGCGAGCTGGCGCTGGATATTCTTCATCAACATTCCCATCGGCATCATCGGCGCGCTCTGGGGCTACATCGCGCTCAAAGAGAAGTCCGAGCGACGCCGCGAGCGGTTCGACGGAAGCGGGGCCGCGATCTTCAGCGTCGGCCTGCTCGCATTGCTCCTCGCCCTGACGAGCGGCATCCAGTACCGTTTCACCTCTGCGCCGATTCTTGGTCTCTTCGCGGTGTTTGCGGTCGCTACCGTCGCATTCCTCTTCCGTGAGAGCCGGGCGGAATTTCCGACGCTTGACCTATCGCTCTTCCGCAACCGCGTCTACAACTTCTCGGTCCTGGCCGCGACCATCCAGTCGCTCGCGCTCTTCTCTGTGAACTTCATGATTGTCTTCTACCTGCAGGGCGTGCGCGGTTACGACCCGCTCAAGGCGGCGCTGCTGCTCATTCCGATGCCGCTCTTGAGCTCAGTCATAGGCCCATTCAGCGGGGTGGTCGCTGACCGCATAGGAGCCCGCGTGCCGGCGACCGTCGGCCTGCTGATTCAAGCCGCGGCACTCGTCTGGTTCATGCGGCTCACTCCGACAACTCCCTACCTGTCGCTGGCCTGCGGGCTGGCGCTGATGGGACTCGGCGGTGGCGCGTTCTTCCCGCCCAACACGAGCGCGGCAATGAGCGCCGCACCGCGGGAGCGTCTCGGGATTGCCTCGGCTGCGCTCGGCACCATGCGCCAGACCGGCATGGTCATATCCTTTGCCTTGAGCCTCGCGGTCGCGGCTAGTGCCCTGCCGCGCGACGTCATGCTCAAGCTCTTCGTCGGCACGAGCGTCAGTCTCGGTTCTACAGTCATGCAGGAATTTGTGTTCGGGATGCACCGGGCGTTCATGGTTTCGTTCCTATTGTGTCTTGTCGCCGTGGGCTTCTCAATCGTGCGCGGCCGCGAGTCTCGCACCAGCGCGGCGGGCTTGCTGGCCACCGTCTCACCCGAACGCGCGGACTGACCGGACCGACTGACCGCTATCCGCTAACAGCAATCTGCAAGCCGACGCCGAGTCGTGCGTTCGGGCCAATCATCAATCGTCAGTCGGGAATCTGAACGCCGCGGGGCCGTGAGCTGTTGGCTGCAAGCTGTCGGCTGTCATCATCGTCTCGACCCGCAACGTTGGTCCGGCTGATTCGTACAAAGTAAATCGTTGCCCGGCACTATGCGCTGTTCCTCGGAGAACGAACCACGATGTGTGAGTCCGCCGAAGTAACGATGTACGAATGAACAATGAACGATACTTCGCCCCGCCTTGACATCGCCCGGGAATAAGGGAGGTGCCTCTCACTCACTTCTACTTGCTGCTCACCACCTGCAGCTCGCTCCACGCGATGTCGGTCTTCGGGTCACCGCCGTTGTCCTGTTGGTCTTCGCCCAGGCTGTAGAGCTGGAAGCCCGTTCCCACGGCCCGGTAGTTCAGCGACTTGCCCGTAAACGGGTCAGTCACATTCTGAACAGAGACGTCAGCCAGGCCCGACGGAAACGTGCCATGATTCTTTCGGTATTGGAGAATCCGCAGACCCGTCAGCGTAACGGCCTGTTCAGCCTGAAGCTTCGCAATCCGAGTCGCGACCAGCTTGCCGTTCGGGAGCATCAGGCCGGCGAGCGGTGAGTGTTGCCGACCCCGTAGCTGCTGCACTCGGTCCAGGCTGTCCCACTGGCGGTTCGCCTCGTACCACGGACAGGCCGCGATTTCGAGGCAGCGCTTGTGGACAGCCTGGCTGTAGCTCTGGGCGATGCGATTGGTCAACGGGAAGAAAATCAGAAAGCGGTTGACCAGATTGTCGGCGTTCGCGAGCCCGAGCGCGGCCGTCGTGGGCCGAGCCAGATACTCGTCCATTGTGACGTACTCCGTCTCCCAGACCCGGAGCAGTTCCTTGTCCCGGGCCACTGCCGCCACCGCGTCCGCGGCCCGGGCCAACGCCGGGTCGCTGCATCTCGGTCCGACGTCGCGCATCACGCGTAGCGTGCGGTTCAAGTCCGTGGCGCGCGCCAGCGAGAAGATAAGCTCGGTCCCGCTCGGCAGCAGGTCGGCCAGATGCAGGTTGCTGATCAGGACGTCCATGGCCTCATCCGGCTTGCCCGCGGCGAGCAGGTCACGTGCCTGCAGGCGGAGCAGCGCCCCGAAGTCGAATGTGCGCTTGAGGGTCGGCGGCAACTTCGCGGCTAGCCCGGCGCCAGGGTCGAATTCCATGCTCCCGGCCGGATACCGGGCCGCGGCCAGCAGCAAATCGAGCGCGCGGCCATTGCGGCCCAGCAATGCCTTGGCCGCAGCCGGGTCGAGCCGGCCGGAGTCAGCCTGAGCAAGCAGCCCCTTCTCCTTCTTCTCATCCAGGGCGGTGTCGGCCTGAGCCAGCAGGCGTGACACTGCCTTGCTCCCCTGGGCTCGGTCCATCGCCAGTTCCTTCATTGTCATTGGATGTCCCGCGGCCTGGACTGTGCGTCGCACGTCCTGAACCTGCCGGTTCAGCGTGGTCACTGCGACAAAGTGGGCAGCGACCAGCAGCACGACGATTCCGACGACGACCATCAGCTTCTTCATGCTTTTCCTCCTGCTACTTTCCGAACGATGTCGGATTCTCGACCGTCTTGTCAGAACGCACCTCGCCCCTTCCAGCGCCTCTCACCCGGTGCAGGCGTCAAGTGTAGCCTTCTTTAGCACTTAGAGGCGGCATCTGGGTCTTTGACAGTTGTTCCTTGTGGTAACCGGACAGGCGGTCATGGTCAAGGCGGTCTGCCTGTGCGTTGCACGCAGACAGGTCAACCAGACGTCCTACAGAGTCGGGTGCAGTGGCGCCCATTGCGGCAACAGAATAGACGTCCGTTGCTGTAAGTCAAGCAGACGTCCCGCGAGGTTCTGACAGTTTGAGGACGCGAGGTCATTCCAGAAGCGGCGGAGCGGACCAGCAATGCGACAGAGTTGTAGGACGGTGCCGAAGCCGGTTCTCGGGCTTATGTGCTTGCGGCTCAGGGTCTTAAGCTTGAGGCTACCCGACTGACACCCCCACCCAGGGGATTGCCCCGCAGATAGGTTAAGGGATAGGTTAGGGTATAGCCCGAAGGGTTACCTCCACCGCAATTCCCGGATGAACCTCCACCGGAATTCGACGGGTTGGTCTACCGGTTGCCCTCCGACTTGCTCTCCGGGTTAGTCTACGTGTTGCTCCACCGGTTCCTCTCCGGTTTGGTCGGAACGTTGTGGCCCGAGTAAGTCCGCGGGTTCCTGTCCGAGTTGCTCCCGAGTAAGCTCCGGCCGTTGCTCTCCGGTTTGCTTGGAGATCTGCTTCCCGGATTGGTCCTTCCATTGCCCTACGCGTCGGCCAGACGTGGAGAAGATCGCTCATCGGCCCGTCGCGTCCCGACCGCGGCCCGACTCGGCACAGGTTGGAGTCCGAGTTAGTGAAGCGTCCTTGGAATCCGGTGGGCAACGCGTGGTGAAGGTCCAAAGGCGTCGCCGCTATCCACCTTGCCTGTGTGTTTTATCCTGCCTTCGGTGATGGTGATGACGTCGTCCGGCGGGTCCTTGGTCGGGTCGTGGTTCGAGTTCCACCAGCCCAGGGTGCCGGAGAAGCTGCCATGGACGTACCCGCCGCTGCAAGTGTCAATCTGGATGGTCCCTGACACGCCCTGGTACTTCTTCTCGGCGTACCAGAAGTGATTGCTGGCGTAGTTCGACCAGACGATTGAGGCGCCGTCGGTCGAGGTGACGTCGAAGGTACCTCCCGACGTGCCCGGGAATGTAACCTGCACGCAGTCCACCATGTCAAAGTTGCCCGGTGCGTGAAGCGTACTTACGACCTTCGTGTTTTCGGACTGGAATACCTCGTCGCCGGTCAACGCCTGGTACAGCTCGCCGTTCTTGCGCGCCTGCACCACCGCCTGGAGCATCACCGTCGAGTCGCCGACCATGGTAAACACGGCGTGGAATCCGTCTATGCCCGTGTCCGGGTCCACCCGGCCGCCGATGGTCTTGAGGGCCTCGCCGGCAAGACAAGTGTCGGCCATCGCCGCCAGGAAAGTCGTGTCCCTGTCGCAGGAGAAGCCGTCGTGTACCTCCCACGTATACCCGCACACCACGTCCGCTCCCACGTCCAGAAACGCCTGCATCAAGTACCCGGGGGCCGATGTGTACGAGTAGGCGCTGTAACAGCACGACAGTATGACCACCGTCTTGCAGAGATTGTAGGCGGGCGTCGCCTCGCTGGCGTCGAAGCTGCCGTTGGCGCGGATGAAACCGGGCATGACGACAAGATGCCAAGAGTGGTCACGGGTGCGGAGGAAGAGTGCGACCTGCCGCTCCTGTCCCGCGCCAGGGTTCAGGTACCCGACATACTGCACGGCCGCGGCACTGGCCAAGTCATCGTCGTCGTAGGGCTTGCCCAGCTCCAGACCGGGAGAGCACGTCGACTCAACACCGTCCGACGGAATCAGTAGGCCGTGACCGCTCCAGTAGATGACCGAGTTGCCATATTGGATGAGGTTCAGGGCCGTTTCCAGATCGGCATCGCTACCCGAGGACATCTCTCTGCTCTCCCAGCCGAGGCGGCGCTGGAAGATATCAGCCAGGGCGTTGGCCGCTTTCCACGTGCCGGGCAGCTCAGTATCGAACGGAATGAAGTAGTGGGCGAGGTTAGACACCTCGCCGCCGGACGCGGCCCGCACTGCGGGCTCGCGGTTCGCCGCTTGGCGTCCGGCGTCCGTCAATCCGCTGGCGGGACGCTCGTCTTTGCCGGTGCCGGCCAGAAGCCCGCTCGAGAAATAGGCCCAGACCGTGCTGTCCAGCGAGATTTTGGCCGTGTCCACGCCCGGCTGAGTTAGCAGGAATGCGCACGCCTGCTGGGCCGCGGCGTCAATGTTGCCCGCAGCCAGTTGCGCGTCGTATAGGACCCGGGCCGAGTCAATTACCGCAAGGTTCGCCTTTATCGTCCGCTGCTCGAACTTGTCGTAGCTCACCGGCCCCTGTTTGCAGCCGGACGTCACGACCATGGCGGCCACGCCG
This genomic interval from bacterium contains the following:
- a CDS encoding DUF6506 family protein produces the protein MAFKVLFIAHTPDADPDKHRAVLETGKYKLTTVLVRNQAQALSACRDMAEKEGIHSVMLCPGFTHKDIAEIAEAVGPNVSVTVARGDGPSSRVTAEVFRREGWFA
- a CDS encoding ABC transporter permease — translated: MKTIYILWLRQLKRYFRSKSRIIGSLGQPLLFLLALGFGFGPTFQRAGQGNYMQFLAPGIIVMSIIFTALFSGIEIIWDRQFGFLKETLVAPVSRLNIMIGRTLGGATVATLQGIIVLFISMLAGFRPVNWAATPLAVLAMVLTALLFCALGTAIASALSDMQGFQLIMNFLVMPLFFLSGALFPLPAKGAMTTIARFNPLSYGVDALRGLLVNIIHFGLPLDFTVLAVVTLLFLLVGSFLFSR
- a CDS encoding ATP-binding cassette domain-containing protein → MGIIEVKDLTRKFKDFVAVDHISFSVETKEIFAFLGPNGAGKSTTIKMLTTLLRPNSGSMTLNGFDPVTNPKAVRNSFGIVFQDPSLDEELTAAENMELHGVLYNVPRRLRRERTEQLLKFVELWDRKGSLVKQFSGGMKRRLEIARGLLHHPKVIFLDEPTLGLDPQTRNHVWTYLKDLNQSEGITIFFTTHYMDEADRVAQRIAIIDQGKIVASGTPQELRTQTNTTSLEDAFLALTGKTIREEEAGSMERMRMMHRAHGRR
- a CDS encoding MFS transporter, coding for MSKSEQPFHPTRLHRRFEYKWIALSVTTLGALMAAIDSTIVILGLPSMMSELHAGLIEMVWVIIGYLLVSTVFLLTFGRIADMLGRVRLYNLGFVVFTIGSLLCGLSGTAVQLILFRLVQGAGAAMMMVNSMAILTEVFPPNERGRALGINGITWAAGGIIGPVLGGLILSVASWRWIFFINIPIGIIGALWGYIALKEKSERRRERFDGSGAAIFSVGLLALLLALTSGIQYRFTSAPILGLFAVFAVATVAFLFRESRAEFPTLDLSLFRNRVYNFSVLAATIQSLALFSVNFMIVFYLQGVRGYDPLKAALLLIPMPLLSSVIGPFSGVVADRIGARVPATVGLLIQAAALVWFMRLTPTTPYLSLACGLALMGLGGGAFFPPNTSAAMSAAPRERLGIASAALGTMRQTGMVISFALSLAVAASALPRDVMLKLFVGTSVSLGSTVMQEFVFGMHRAFMVSFLLCLVAVGFSIVRGRESRTSAAGLLATVSPERAD
- a CDS encoding AbrB/MazE/SpoVT family DNA-binding domain-containing protein, which codes for MKLKTEKPPRHEMVYGTTTVGEKGQVVIPAEARKALGLMPGEKLLVFGMGREMLALAKLSNLEKFAAHLASHAEAIRGAIAKS